A single genomic interval of Fibrobacter sp. UWT2 harbors:
- the lpxA gene encoding acyl-ACP--UDP-N-acetylglucosamine O-acyltransferase, whose product MIHPSAFVHPQAKVHDSAVIGPWCLVDAGAEIAEGVLLESRVHVYGGVSVGKNTHVYDGAILGGPPQDLKYAGEPTRLEIGENCIIREYCTLNRGTVQGGCCTHVANKVLVMAYSHIAHDCDIREGVVIANSCQLGGHVRIGEYATIGGVTAIQQRNQVGAYAFVGGTHKVDRDVPPCAKASGNPIRYGALNLHALRLHPEKFPEERVQNLQRAYRELYRSGRPVAEVIEELKKGPEPLFQAFFDEHWGGTLVRP is encoded by the coding sequence ATGATTCATCCTTCCGCATTTGTTCACCCGCAAGCCAAAGTTCACGATTCTGCCGTTATTGGCCCGTGGTGTTTGGTAGATGCCGGTGCCGAAATCGCCGAAGGAGTCCTTTTGGAGTCCCGCGTGCATGTCTATGGCGGGGTTTCTGTCGGGAAAAATACCCATGTTTACGATGGAGCCATTCTGGGAGGCCCTCCGCAGGATTTGAAGTATGCGGGCGAGCCGACTCGACTCGAAATTGGCGAAAATTGCATAATTCGCGAATATTGCACGCTTAACCGTGGCACGGTACAGGGCGGCTGCTGCACCCATGTGGCAAACAAGGTGCTTGTGATGGCCTATTCGCATATCGCCCATGACTGCGATATCCGTGAGGGTGTCGTCATCGCGAACAGCTGCCAGCTCGGCGGCCATGTGCGCATCGGCGAATATGCGACTATTGGCGGCGTTACCGCCATTCAGCAGCGCAATCAGGTCGGCGCCTACGCTTTTGTGGGTGGCACCCACAAGGTGGATCGCGATGTTCCCCCGTGTGCCAAGGCATCGGGGAATCCCATCCGCTACGGCGCCTTGAACCTGCACGCCTTGCGCCTGCATCCCGAAAAATTCCCCGAAGAACGTGTCCAAAATTTGCAGCGCGCTTACCGCGAACTTTATCGCAGCGGTCGCCCTGTAGCCGAAGTCATCGAAGAACTGAAAAAAGGCCCGGAACCTCTGTTCCAAGCCTTTTTCGACGAGCATTGGGGCGGCACGCTTGTGCGCCCATAG
- a CDS encoding glycoside hydrolase family 5 protein, with product MAIALGFMLGACSSEGNPHTAATVTPKESDTTKKETRVIVPVDYSLGRAMNARIGKGINLGNSWDSDGNRLDSSWGNPIRDYDFPFIKKAGFNSVRIPVRWQRNSDYDNHTVDPKRLAGVKEDVQLALAQGLVVIVNFHHYVQLNCAGGGGQGCTYDSTAYEAEKAHFLGMWAQVASEFNAPEFPDDMVVLEILNEPTIPNAERVDNLMNEAYQVIRAAAPGKTIMFESYHSAKFEDLNILHLPADGNIIYSGHYYEPYGFSHQGHSYSCKGDAAYNNTAFTDLDLYAKQAKALYPDVDGVNSIPLNMGEFGISGGTEYANKNTCKDGESLPSAKMKAQWASLSIKAAETYGMSWNYWGFTSVGGFEAAHHNAMDENIEWYEGFPAAFGL from the coding sequence TTGGCAATTGCGCTAGGCTTCATGCTTGGCGCATGTTCTAGCGAAGGCAATCCGCACACTGCAGCAACGGTCACCCCCAAGGAATCCGACACGACAAAAAAAGAAACTCGCGTTATCGTCCCTGTTGACTATAGCCTTGGCCGCGCCATGAACGCCCGTATCGGCAAGGGCATCAACCTTGGCAACTCCTGGGATTCCGATGGCAACAGGCTTGATAGCAGCTGGGGCAACCCCATTCGCGATTACGACTTTCCGTTTATCAAAAAAGCCGGTTTCAATTCCGTGCGTATTCCTGTACGCTGGCAGAGAAATTCCGACTACGACAATCACACTGTAGACCCCAAAAGACTCGCCGGTGTTAAAGAAGATGTCCAGTTGGCCCTCGCCCAAGGACTTGTAGTCATTGTGAATTTCCACCACTATGTACAGCTGAACTGCGCAGGTGGCGGCGGACAGGGTTGCACCTACGATTCCACCGCTTACGAAGCAGAAAAAGCCCACTTCCTCGGCATGTGGGCACAGGTCGCAAGCGAATTTAACGCCCCCGAATTCCCCGATGACATGGTTGTACTCGAAATCTTGAACGAGCCCACCATTCCTAACGCCGAACGCGTAGACAACCTGATGAACGAGGCTTACCAGGTCATTCGTGCGGCAGCCCCGGGTAAAACTATCATGTTCGAATCTTACCATTCAGCCAAATTTGAAGACTTGAACATTTTGCACCTACCCGCCGACGGAAATATCATCTATTCCGGCCACTATTATGAACCTTACGGATTCAGCCACCAGGGACATAGCTACAGCTGCAAGGGCGACGCCGCATACAACAATACGGCATTCACCGACCTCGATTTGTACGCGAAGCAGGCCAAGGCTCTTTACCCCGACGTAGACGGCGTGAACAGCATTCCTTTGAACATGGGTGAATTTGGCATTTCTGGTGGAACGGAATACGCAAACAAGAACACCTGTAAAGACGGAGAATCGCTCCCCTCAGCCAAGATGAAGGCCCAATGGGCATCGCTCTCGATCAAGGCTGCAGAAACCTACGGCATGTCTTGGAACTACTGGGGATTTACGAGCGTCGGCGGTTTCGAAGCCGCACACCACAACGCCATGGATGAAAACATCGAATGGTACGAAGGATTCCCCGCCGCATTCGGACTTTAA
- a CDS encoding carbohydrate binding domain-containing protein, with translation MNVKPHKASWACALGVLLLASFSFAGYGFSDYRDRDQSRFVTKQAKPFRPDKDVVSVVMREAIPRGGGYTYQYPRENPEPVLTDKYAMEGALSMEIELIASDYSGVAICIAGSVDLTPYFEEGVLEFWIKGAQGGENALFVLVDDGVKSGGESLQVKLRSKSLGEITTEWKHFSIPLKLFGTTGVYWDAKNTREVMLPFSWANFKGFRLEVRKDENESFKVWIDDIVIKKHGKAYEGPMNYPFRNEI, from the coding sequence ATGAACGTAAAACCGCATAAAGCAAGTTGGGCGTGCGCCTTGGGCGTTCTCCTTTTAGCGTCTTTCTCTTTTGCTGGTTATGGTTTTAGCGATTACCGCGACCGCGACCAGTCCCGTTTTGTCACTAAGCAAGCGAAGCCTTTTAGGCCCGACAAAGATGTCGTGTCTGTTGTGATGCGCGAAGCTATTCCGCGTGGTGGTGGATATACCTACCAGTACCCCCGTGAAAACCCCGAACCGGTACTTACGGACAAGTATGCCATGGAAGGCGCTCTTTCCATGGAAATTGAACTTATCGCCAGCGACTATTCCGGTGTGGCTATTTGTATTGCCGGTTCTGTCGACCTGACTCCGTACTTTGAAGAAGGCGTCCTCGAGTTCTGGATCAAGGGTGCCCAGGGTGGCGAAAACGCCTTGTTCGTGTTGGTGGACGACGGTGTGAAGAGCGGTGGCGAATCCTTGCAGGTGAAGCTCCGTTCCAAGAGCCTCGGTGAAATCACCACCGAATGGAAACACTTCAGTATTCCCCTCAAGCTGTTCGGTACGACCGGTGTGTACTGGGATGCCAAGAACACCCGCGAAGTTATGCTGCCCTTCAGCTGGGCAAACTTCAAGGGCTTCCGTCTTGAAGTCCGTAAAGATGAAAACGAGTCCTTCAAGGTCTGGATTGACGATATCGTGATCAAGAAGCATGGCAAGGCTTACGAAGGTCCGATGAACTATCCGTTCCGCAACGAGATTTAA
- a CDS encoding glycoside hydrolase family 18 protein: MNIKPILLSLALGAAVTAQAAADKVVGFYPYWSQYSQFYPKDIRYNFVTDIHYVGLAAGEDGSVAFADENDAENFKTLVQMSKDNNVKLIVSVGGIENEGNLKAIASSEELLPTFVSNVSSWLSANGGDGVEVDWQNLTAEDAEDYAKLLNALVDGLSGAPVTAVIYPAAGMDAYKADALNRLAYVDVFMADQMTEDNSSVVPNQSAKSVEETLDAVKGAGVNGDLLVPVIFLYGKTWSGAKGLGTSHQGTGSGNEGYVSYAELMGKFDSPEYKVTFDASSKSEVAVSDAETIVFMGIPSVKAVAEQVKSDGMAGVAVYDLSQDHHEPIVSLLVTIGLQLRPEVNYKAKKK; this comes from the coding sequence ATGAATATTAAACCGATTCTTTTGTCTCTTGCTCTTGGGGCTGCTGTTACAGCCCAGGCTGCTGCCGACAAGGTAGTTGGCTTTTACCCCTACTGGAGCCAGTATTCTCAGTTTTATCCGAAAGATATCCGCTATAACTTCGTGACGGACATTCACTATGTCGGTCTCGCTGCCGGTGAAGACGGCTCGGTCGCCTTTGCTGACGAAAACGATGCTGAAAACTTCAAGACGCTCGTGCAGATGTCCAAGGACAACAACGTAAAGTTGATTGTCTCTGTGGGCGGTATCGAAAACGAAGGCAACTTGAAGGCAATCGCTTCTTCCGAAGAACTTTTGCCGACTTTCGTTTCGAATGTCTCCAGCTGGCTTTCTGCAAACGGCGGCGACGGTGTGGAAGTGGACTGGCAGAACCTCACGGCTGAAGATGCCGAAGATTACGCCAAGTTGCTGAACGCCTTGGTTGATGGCCTTTCGGGTGCTCCGGTGACCGCCGTGATTTATCCGGCTGCCGGCATGGATGCTTACAAGGCTGACGCTCTGAACCGCCTCGCTTACGTAGACGTGTTCATGGCTGACCAGATGACCGAAGACAATTCCTCCGTGGTTCCGAACCAGAGTGCCAAATCTGTTGAAGAAACCCTGGACGCAGTGAAGGGCGCCGGCGTGAACGGCGACCTGCTCGTGCCGGTGATCTTCCTTTATGGCAAAACCTGGAGCGGCGCTAAGGGTCTCGGAACGTCTCACCAGGGTACGGGTAGCGGTAACGAAGGTTACGTGTCCTACGCCGAACTGATGGGCAAGTTTGATTCTCCGGAATACAAGGTGACCTTTGATGCTTCTTCTAAGTCCGAAGTGGCCGTGAGCGATGCCGAAACCATCGTGTTCATGGGCATTCCTTCTGTGAAGGCGGTTGCCGAACAGGTCAAGAGCGATGGCATGGCTGGCGTTGCGGTCTACGACCTCTCCCAAGACCATCACGAACCGATTGTCTCGCTCCTCGTGACTATCGGCTTGCAGCTCCGTCCTGAAGTCAATTACAAGGCCAAGAAGAAGTAA
- a CDS encoding cellulase family glycosylhydrolase has translation MKIKKLIPCLLALAAVPALAAASTATPKRIGPVSYYGALHTDGGKIVGAKNGQEAMIRGMSLFWSDATGMPYYNKNVISWAAENLPMDVFRFAMGITYYDSDGGTSNALDEAYSYAGAPDGYMGIIDQMVEAAIENDIYIIIDWHSHRATNEQNIAKTFFEQVAKKYKDVPNVIYEIFNEPVSQSWDQVKGYANNIVPLIRNSTDNLVLVGTPSWSQMTQYGGVNGKNVGYVLHFYAGTHGVGTYGGRATQAKSSGNAVFITEWGTTNADGAGSPSSGSTQEWMSFMETNKISNCNWSLRAVGSKYAVNNKQETSAMFSGSDDLNTIGKLNGASYSESGKLVKDYLSKNATDWPSLFAKSLKSGSCSFNATTVKESAGSVASSLKSGCTYTSSNENVVTSTGDIKKAGYVIMTGNDGSQSLVIVSAEAKQTIAGFVDLKCYNNGDCTNNRTQKYSGGQNMEWVVSAANTTDEGAKFTLTSLDPSIVSVKTATCSDASCSSLQRGKQVIMYEFKGYGTAKVVATAPAAAGFPALQDTVEVSYLKAINKIHSNFGKGADKQGNLTLAFGDTKAKFFPDTAIYEKAKVTYTFNGKESSDYLTKNGNDLVAGNQNAIVIVTGHADETANYGEVTRSYTVIIGDGASAVNLEEYYTELMKQQGQQPEVGIFKTKPTLPLRATIANAQLHVNSKESGDIYVDVFSIMGQKVLSKTMSNNTALSLENIPTGAYLITVRQGVKQLNIRWTKK, from the coding sequence ATGAAGATCAAAAAACTTATCCCCTGCCTGCTCGCACTCGCTGCGGTGCCGGCACTCGCGGCTGCATCCACTGCCACCCCCAAACGCATTGGCCCTGTCAGCTATTACGGTGCACTCCATACCGACGGCGGTAAAATCGTCGGTGCCAAGAACGGCCAAGAAGCCATGATTCGTGGTATGAGCCTTTTCTGGTCCGATGCAACAGGTATGCCGTACTACAACAAGAACGTTATCTCCTGGGCAGCCGAAAACCTGCCGATGGACGTTTTCCGTTTTGCCATGGGCATTACTTACTACGATAGCGATGGCGGTACCAGCAACGCCCTCGACGAAGCCTATTCCTATGCCGGCGCACCCGATGGCTACATGGGCATTATCGACCAGATGGTCGAAGCCGCTATCGAAAACGACATCTATATCATTATTGACTGGCACAGCCACCGCGCCACCAACGAACAGAATATTGCAAAGACCTTCTTTGAACAGGTTGCCAAGAAGTACAAGGACGTTCCTAACGTCATTTATGAAATCTTCAACGAACCCGTAAGCCAGAGCTGGGATCAAGTGAAGGGCTACGCCAACAACATTGTTCCGCTCATCCGCAACAGCACCGATAACCTGGTTCTGGTCGGTACACCGAGCTGGTCCCAGATGACCCAATACGGTGGCGTAAACGGCAAGAACGTGGGTTACGTTCTCCACTTCTATGCAGGCACCCATGGCGTAGGCACCTACGGTGGCCGCGCCACCCAGGCAAAGAGCAGCGGCAACGCCGTGTTCATTACCGAATGGGGTACCACCAATGCCGACGGTGCAGGCAGCCCGAGCAGCGGCAGCACCCAGGAATGGATGAGCTTCATGGAAACGAACAAGATCAGTAACTGTAACTGGAGTCTGCGTGCTGTCGGAAGTAAATACGCCGTCAACAACAAGCAAGAAACTTCCGCCATGTTCAGCGGCAGCGATGACTTGAACACGATTGGTAAGCTCAACGGCGCAAGCTACAGCGAATCCGGCAAGCTCGTTAAGGATTACCTTTCGAAGAATGCAACCGATTGGCCCAGTTTGTTTGCCAAGTCCCTGAAATCAGGTTCTTGCTCCTTTAACGCCACGACGGTTAAGGAATCTGCCGGCAGCGTTGCAAGCTCTCTCAAGTCTGGCTGTACTTACACATCCAGCAACGAAAACGTCGTGACCTCTACGGGCGATATCAAGAAAGCTGGCTACGTTATCATGACCGGTAATGACGGCTCTCAGTCCCTGGTTATCGTTAGCGCCGAAGCTAAGCAGACTATTGCAGGTTTTGTTGATCTCAAGTGCTACAACAACGGCGACTGCACCAACAACAGAACTCAGAAGTACTCTGGTGGCCAGAATATGGAATGGGTCGTCTCCGCGGCTAACACCACTGATGAAGGCGCCAAGTTCACCTTGACCTCCCTTGACCCGAGCATCGTCTCCGTCAAGACGGCCACCTGTTCCGACGCCTCCTGTTCTTCTCTCCAGAGGGGCAAGCAGGTTATCATGTATGAATTCAAGGGTTACGGTACCGCAAAGGTCGTGGCCACTGCCCCCGCAGCAGCCGGCTTCCCCGCCCTGCAGGATACTGTTGAAGTTTCCTACCTCAAGGCTATCAACAAGATTCACAGTAACTTCGGTAAGGGAGCCGACAAGCAAGGGAACCTGACCCTCGCCTTTGGCGACACTAAGGCCAAGTTCTTCCCGGACACCGCCATTTACGAAAAGGCCAAGGTTACTTATACCTTTAACGGCAAGGAATCTTCTGATTACCTGACCAAGAACGGCAACGACCTCGTTGCAGGCAACCAGAACGCCATCGTGATTGTTACCGGCCACGCCGACGAAACGGCGAACTACGGCGAAGTAACCCGTTCTTATACGGTTATCATTGGTGACGGTGCCTCTGCAGTGAACTTGGAAGAATACTACACCGAACTAATGAAGCAACAAGGCCAGCAGCCGGAAGTCGGAATCTTCAAGACGAAGCCGACACTTCCGCTCCGCGCCACCATTGCTAACGCTCAGTTGCATGTCAACTCCAAGGAATCTGGTGACATTTACGTAGACGTGTTCTCTATCATGGGTCAGAAGGTGCTCTCTAAAACCATGAGCAACAACACCGCCCTGTCCCTCGAAAACATTCCTACAGGCGCTTACCTGATCACCGTAAGACAGGGCGTCAAGCAGCTGAATATCAGGTGGACCAAGAAGTAA
- a CDS encoding T9SS type A sorting domain-containing protein, which produces MNKKILSISAVLAAAALSFGFETWNGADGIARVDTGLDAGEDNSGYWYFYADGADGGASVVQWAADPDEEYGGLEPVLEACGNGICGTYTLDKGTLDYDPFIGIGFNVGGADAAGKAIPVDVSSLSGVCISFSVDHAATLELGLGDATDAKIGYANPAYDLGKSATAVKTVNVPWSKFAQPSWAKADQSISIDEALATVASIKMKVQAKTGSAGQFNITQVGENGKCGEVAIGAKAIQSSLKAQLAGRTLSFGKSVAKAEIVNLQGQVVMAASSVKTMDLSKLQAGVYMVRAMGLSQQIMLK; this is translated from the coding sequence ATGAACAAGAAAATTCTTAGCATTTCTGCCGTTTTGGCAGCAGCTGCCCTTTCTTTCGGTTTCGAAACCTGGAATGGTGCTGATGGTATTGCACGTGTTGACACCGGTCTCGACGCTGGTGAAGACAACTCTGGTTACTGGTACTTCTACGCCGATGGCGCCGATGGTGGCGCTTCTGTCGTGCAGTGGGCTGCTGATCCGGACGAAGAATACGGTGGATTGGAACCTGTTCTCGAAGCTTGCGGCAATGGTATCTGCGGTACTTACACCCTCGATAAGGGTACCTTGGACTATGACCCGTTCATCGGTATCGGCTTCAACGTTGGTGGTGCCGACGCTGCTGGTAAGGCAATCCCGGTTGACGTTTCCTCTTTGAGCGGTGTTTGCATTTCCTTCTCTGTGGATCATGCTGCTACCCTCGAACTTGGCCTCGGTGACGCTACCGACGCTAAGATCGGTTACGCAAACCCGGCTTATGACCTGGGTAAGTCTGCTACCGCCGTTAAGACTGTAAACGTTCCTTGGTCCAAGTTCGCTCAGCCGAGCTGGGCAAAGGCTGACCAGTCCATCTCCATCGACGAAGCTCTCGCTACTGTCGCTTCTATCAAGATGAAGGTGCAGGCCAAGACCGGTTCTGCAGGTCAGTTCAACATTACTCAGGTTGGCGAAAACGGCAAGTGCGGTGAAGTCGCTATCGGTGCCAAGGCTATCCAGTCTTCTCTGAAGGCTCAGCTCGCTGGCCGTACCCTTTCCTTCGGCAAGTCTGTTGCCAAGGCTGAAATTGTGAACCTCCAGGGTCAGGTTGTTATGGCTGCCTCCTCTGTGAAGACCATGGATCTCTCCAAGCTCCAGGCTGGTGTCTACATGGTTCGCGCTATGGGTCTCTCTCAGCAGATCATGCTGAAGTAA
- a CDS encoding glycosyl hydrolase family 8 — MHFKKFLTPMMAPLALSLAFGLAACGDDSSSGTPDPVVDPTLDPGTTIPTDPGTTVPTDPGTTTPTDPGSTVPVDPGTTTPTDPGTTTPVTNPGTAWTSPVALAASANPAYPANVYALWKPAHFATLEEEQVYYASYADEFADLFPAQYLPAGRVLWSNQNTGYYKSSCLNKDSDVASMKYRGCTVSEGVGYGMLLTYFNGDADAFVRIWNYSRAFRAYYDVNLTPWITFSFAKKVDYTSATDADLDIATALILMYYKTGSADYLADALNIMKAIWELEINPTNLLIYSGDDDVWHGDGAVYNLSYFSPVALRLFAMVDTDPTHNWLGVLDAMYTYMAMVQNAGTGVFPDWSDAAGVAAKPDNGSADKTYWTFNKESVRIPWRIAWDYYWFQDERALAILTKLNTFISGKSGGDPSSNALMVNYSWDPAKSDAASTGTAIPSHWLGAWCVTGFGSNPTWVTACTDLFNTRTPANTGSSYFTDILMGIYSSLLNGGFVRPF, encoded by the coding sequence ATGCATTTCAAGAAATTTTTGACTCCCATGATGGCTCCTTTGGCCTTGAGCTTGGCTTTTGGCCTTGCTGCATGTGGCGATGATTCTTCGTCGGGTACTCCTGACCCTGTTGTGGATCCGACTCTTGATCCGGGTACGACAATTCCGACCGACCCCGGTACAACTGTTCCTACTGATCCGGGTACCACGACTCCGACGGATCCGGGTTCGACCGTTCCTGTTGATCCTGGTACGACAACTCCTACTGATCCGGGTACCACTACGCCGGTTACCAATCCGGGAACTGCTTGGACGTCGCCGGTGGCTTTGGCCGCTTCTGCCAACCCGGCTTATCCTGCCAATGTTTATGCCCTTTGGAAGCCCGCTCATTTTGCGACACTTGAAGAGGAACAGGTCTATTATGCCTCTTATGCGGATGAGTTTGCTGACCTCTTCCCGGCGCAGTATTTGCCGGCCGGTCGTGTGCTTTGGTCTAACCAGAATACGGGTTACTACAAATCGTCTTGCTTGAACAAGGATTCCGATGTTGCGAGCATGAAGTATCGTGGCTGCACCGTGTCCGAAGGCGTTGGCTACGGCATGTTGCTTACTTACTTTAACGGCGATGCCGATGCATTTGTACGCATCTGGAATTATTCTAGGGCGTTCCGCGCTTATTATGACGTTAACCTTACTCCGTGGATTACCTTCAGCTTTGCCAAGAAGGTGGATTACACTAGTGCTACCGACGCTGACCTGGACATTGCAACGGCTCTTATCTTGATGTATTACAAGACCGGCTCAGCCGACTATCTTGCAGATGCTTTGAACATTATGAAGGCCATTTGGGAATTGGAAATCAACCCGACAAACTTGCTGATTTATTCGGGTGATGATGATGTCTGGCATGGAGATGGCGCAGTTTATAACCTCAGCTATTTCTCCCCGGTGGCTCTCCGCTTGTTTGCAATGGTCGATACCGATCCGACTCATAACTGGCTGGGCGTATTGGATGCTATGTATACTTATATGGCTATGGTGCAGAATGCCGGTACGGGCGTGTTCCCCGACTGGAGTGACGCTGCTGGCGTGGCTGCAAAACCGGATAACGGCTCTGCAGACAAGACTTACTGGACATTCAACAAGGAATCAGTGCGTATTCCGTGGCGTATTGCATGGGATTACTACTGGTTCCAGGATGAACGCGCCTTGGCTATCTTGACGAAGCTGAACACCTTTATTTCTGGAAAGTCTGGAGGCGATCCGTCTTCGAATGCGTTGATGGTCAACTACTCATGGGATCCGGCAAAGAGCGATGCTGCAAGCACTGGTACGGCTATTCCGTCTCATTGGCTTGGTGCTTGGTGCGTAACTGGTTTTGGCTCCAATCCGACTTGGGTAACCGCTTGTACGGATTTGTTCAATACCAGAACTCCGGCTAATACGGGCTCTAGCTACTTCACCGATATCTTGATGGGTATTTATAGTTCCTTGCTGAATGGTGGCTTTGTAAGACCGTTTTAA
- a CDS encoding BatD family protein, producing MENDSLNVENVVTDSVQSAGVGDSVVAAPEIEMPTPEQLGISISAGPQGGMPAVTVGDTFEFPVTVSWGVQGSALLVVPTGTANAKGLTQVGMSQESARSVKDGKEVASITFTYKILAADTGNLHIPAMRFEIPTQMGQPLDLRSESVDVRVNEPFNPLPFAVGLVVAICVLLAGLWRVKRRAAVREAAAAKNAAEDALRERMMVLKQRVNTADSREWLLELESICKEYVAEKFGMAASAVNLDNLVKDGNLEGWESLVEEFAHARYGGGKRDGFENKETWKGAMTLMGISEED from the coding sequence ATGGAAAATGATTCTTTGAATGTGGAAAATGTGGTGACGGATTCGGTGCAGTCTGCTGGCGTTGGAGATAGCGTTGTCGCGGCGCCGGAGATCGAAATGCCGACGCCGGAACAGCTTGGAATTTCGATTTCCGCGGGGCCGCAAGGTGGAATGCCCGCGGTGACCGTGGGCGACACGTTTGAATTTCCGGTGACTGTTTCTTGGGGCGTGCAAGGGAGTGCGCTTTTGGTGGTGCCGACGGGCACGGCGAATGCGAAGGGCCTGACTCAGGTAGGCATGTCGCAGGAATCGGCGCGCTCTGTGAAAGATGGCAAGGAAGTTGCCTCGATTACGTTTACCTACAAGATTTTGGCTGCCGATACGGGCAACTTGCATATTCCGGCGATGCGGTTTGAAATTCCGACGCAAATGGGGCAACCGCTCGATTTGCGGAGCGAAAGCGTGGATGTGCGCGTGAATGAACCGTTTAACCCGCTTCCGTTTGCGGTGGGGCTTGTAGTGGCGATTTGTGTGCTTTTAGCGGGCCTGTGGCGAGTGAAACGCCGTGCTGCCGTGCGAGAGGCTGCCGCGGCTAAAAACGCCGCAGAAGATGCCTTGCGTGAACGCATGATGGTCCTCAAGCAGCGCGTGAATACGGCAGATAGTCGCGAATGGCTCTTGGAACTTGAAAGCATTTGCAAGGAATACGTGGCGGAAAAATTCGGAATGGCCGCCTCCGCGGTCAACCTCGACAACCTTGTGAAAGATGGCAACCTCGAAGGCTGGGAATCGCTTGTAGAAGAATTCGCGCATGCCCGCTACGGCGGCGGCAAGCGCGATGGTTTCGAAAACAAGGAAACCTGGAAAGGTGCCATGACCCTTATGGGAATTTCTGAAGAAGACTAA
- a CDS encoding GNAT family N-acetyltransferase encodes MKIIRVTKESERAGAYYVRMAAMMRKYQIPLDAEIDAHDGENCHYILALDDIYPVATCRWFEVREGVAEIGRVVVLPEYRGKHLGQAVVAEAEKWMHEVGVKKVEISSRVNVADFYEKMGYHFNESGKAHHDTFECVFMEKVL; translated from the coding sequence ATGAAAATTATTCGCGTTACAAAAGAAAGCGAACGCGCTGGCGCCTACTACGTGCGCATGGCTGCGATGATGCGCAAGTACCAGATTCCGCTGGATGCTGAAATCGATGCGCATGATGGTGAAAACTGTCATTACATTTTGGCGCTGGATGATATTTACCCGGTTGCCACTTGCCGCTGGTTTGAAGTTCGCGAGGGCGTTGCCGAAATCGGGCGCGTCGTGGTGCTGCCGGAATATCGTGGCAAGCATTTAGGCCAGGCGGTTGTTGCCGAGGCTGAAAAGTGGATGCACGAAGTTGGCGTCAAGAAAGTCGAAATCTCGAGCCGCGTGAATGTCGCGGACTTCTATGAAAAAATGGGCTATCACTTCAACGAAAGTGGTAAAGCCCATCATGACACATTTGAATGCGTATTTATGGAAAAGGTTCTCTGA
- a CDS encoding multidrug efflux SMR transporter, whose translation MLNYVFLILAIVAEAAGTTLLKMSEQFTKLVPSIASLVCYVASLYLLSLCLRTIPIGIAYATWSALGIALITISGIFFFKQMPDLGAIIGLILIISGVAVLNLFSKMDIH comes from the coding sequence ATGCTCAACTACGTATTCCTTATCCTTGCCATTGTCGCAGAAGCCGCCGGCACCACACTCCTCAAGATGTCGGAACAGTTCACCAAACTCGTTCCTTCCATTGCCTCGCTCGTTTGCTACGTGGCATCACTCTATCTGTTGAGCCTTTGCTTGCGCACCATTCCCATCGGCATTGCGTATGCCACCTGGTCGGCACTCGGCATCGCCCTCATCACAATCAGCGGCATCTTCTTTTTCAAGCAGATGCCCGACCTAGGCGCCATCATCGGACTCATCCTGATTATTTCCGGCGTCGCCGTACTGAATCTATTTTCGAAGATGGATATTCACTAG
- a CDS encoding TfoX/Sxy family protein: protein MPSSEKFRDHVLQQFKGELRVTTRKMMGEYILYADGKIFGGIYDDRLLVKPVSAAVAMLPGAKKQLPYDGAKPMLRVTNEQIEDNGLLVRLLDAMLLELPAPAKKKK, encoded by the coding sequence ATGCCGAGTTCTGAAAAGTTTCGTGACCATGTTTTGCAGCAGTTCAAGGGAGAATTGCGTGTAACGACCCGCAAGATGATGGGCGAGTACATCTTGTATGCCGACGGAAAAATCTTCGGCGGAATATACGATGATCGCCTGCTGGTGAAGCCCGTGTCTGCCGCGGTGGCGATGCTCCCCGGCGCAAAGAAACAACTGCCATACGATGGCGCGAAACCCATGCTCCGCGTGACCAACGAACAGATTGAAGACAACGGTCTCTTAGTTCGTTTGCTTGACGCGATGCTCCTTGAGTTGCCAGCCCCTGCGAAAAAGAAAAAGTAA